From the Pseudarthrobacter sp. MM222 genome, one window contains:
- a CDS encoding SGNH/GDSL hydrolase family protein — MGDSFTAGIGDPEPRSPGGIRGWADRIAEELSAGRRDFAYANLAVSGLVMRQILDQQLGPAVALKPDLVTLSAGGNDLVFHRSDPDRLAAMLDAGVGMLSATGATIVLFTGPDWGDTPLFSHIRGKVAVFNENIRTIAARHNGVIADLWTLRQLSDPQMWDPDRLHFSPLGHHTIAAMVLDTLDVTHSLLPLQPKPLPVGSWRDNRAGDVVWFANYLLPWLVRRVRPGGDGVPLAAKRPQPGPVVPSAGPLPAPLVQPRSVG; from the coding sequence ATGGGCGACTCATTCACCGCGGGTATTGGGGACCCCGAGCCGCGCAGCCCCGGGGGCATCAGGGGCTGGGCGGACCGTATTGCCGAAGAGCTGAGTGCCGGACGGAGGGACTTCGCCTACGCCAATCTCGCCGTCAGCGGCCTGGTGATGCGGCAGATCCTGGACCAGCAGCTGGGGCCGGCCGTCGCGTTGAAGCCTGACCTCGTCACCCTGTCCGCCGGTGGCAATGACCTGGTTTTTCACCGCAGCGACCCGGACCGGCTGGCCGCAATGCTGGACGCCGGCGTGGGCATGCTCAGCGCCACGGGAGCGACCATCGTCCTGTTCACCGGCCCGGACTGGGGCGACACTCCGTTGTTCAGCCATATCCGGGGCAAAGTGGCGGTGTTTAACGAAAACATCCGGACAATCGCGGCGCGCCACAACGGTGTGATCGCTGACCTCTGGACGCTGCGCCAACTCTCGGATCCGCAAATGTGGGATCCGGACCGCCTGCATTTCTCACCGTTGGGCCACCACACCATCGCCGCAATGGTCCTGGACACCTTGGATGTAACGCACAGCCTGCTGCCGCTGCAACCCAAACCGCTCCCGGTCGGCAGCTGGCGGGACAACAGGGCAGGTGACGTCGTCTGGTTCGCCAACTATCTGCTGCCCTGGCTGGTGCGCCGCGTCCGCCCCGGGGGCGACGGCGTGCCGCTGGCCGCGAAGCGCCCGCAGCCGGGCCCGGTTGTCCCGTCCGCAGGCCCCCTCCCCGCACCCCTAGTCCAGCCGCGCTCTGTCGGCTAA
- a CDS encoding IS3 family transposase, translating to MLLQAAGLARSTFFYHQARLQAPDPQAAIKAAVTEIFEKNHGRYGHRRIHTELARQGWTVAKKTVLKLMRVLRLVCKVRRKKRYNSYQGEQGRIAPNVLNRRFEADEPNQKWVTDVTEFSVGDRKLYLSPVMDLFDRQIISHSISSSPTLELTNTSLRRALNTLEDGQKPLVHSDQGFQYQHVSWRVLLEGAGAVQSMSRKGNCYDNAVMENFFGHLKEELFHHVRFISTDALAAALHTYIHWYNTERISTKLKGLSPAQYRSQALAA from the coding sequence GTGCTGCTGCAGGCCGCCGGCCTGGCCCGGTCCACGTTCTTCTACCACCAGGCCCGCCTCCAGGCCCCCGATCCGCAAGCGGCGATCAAAGCCGCGGTCACAGAGATCTTCGAGAAGAACCATGGCCGCTACGGGCATCGCCGCATCCACACTGAACTGGCCAGGCAAGGGTGGACGGTCGCGAAGAAGACCGTGCTGAAACTCATGCGTGTGCTCCGGCTGGTCTGCAAGGTCCGAAGGAAGAAACGCTACAACTCCTACCAGGGCGAGCAGGGCAGGATTGCCCCGAACGTCCTGAACCGCCGGTTCGAGGCCGATGAACCCAACCAGAAGTGGGTGACGGATGTGACCGAGTTCAGCGTCGGGGACCGGAAGCTCTACCTCTCACCGGTCATGGACCTCTTCGACCGGCAGATCATCTCCCATTCGATCAGCTCGTCCCCGACCCTGGAACTGACCAACACCTCGCTGCGCCGGGCCCTGAACACGCTCGAGGATGGGCAGAAACCGCTCGTGCATTCGGACCAGGGTTTCCAATACCAGCACGTGTCCTGGCGCGTTCTTCTGGAGGGTGCCGGCGCGGTCCAATCGATGTCCCGCAAGGGCAACTGCTACGACAACGCGGTGATGGAGAACTTCTTCGGCCACCTCAAGGAAGAGCTCTTCCACCACGTCCGGTTCATCAGCACCGACGCCTTGGCAGCGGCGTTGCACACGTACATCCACTGGTACAACACCGAAAGAATCTCAACAAAGCTCAAGGGCCTGAGCCCGGCGCAATACCGTTCTCAAGCCCTCGCAGCCTAG
- a CDS encoding lactonase family protein: protein MAFESVASAPSTPERTSPEAAEDLIWTGSYTADKGGQAEGIGAVRAARDGTLRWLGLAAKADSPSFLAAHPSLPVVYAVGEQARTLRAYRRAGAFGLDPAGPAWPTGEAPCHVAVDPQGRYLTVTCWGDGRVLLFELDDDGGIAAVFGAAASTEPDRPSRAHSSLTLADGRVMTTDLGHDLLRVWNYVPGAGLALDHEVALPHGCGPRHLAQHASGSVFVVTEYSVEVAVVQRSAATGTFRLAGVGPATQAGALPGDSAAEIALASDGRHAYVGVRGSNRMSVLQVGADGTSLQPLADFPSGGDWPRHHLVREGWLHVAHERSHDLVTFPLDPDSGLPGEPTHRLALASPTALVPAARNP, encoded by the coding sequence ATGGCATTCGAATCTGTGGCTTCCGCCCCGAGCACTCCCGAACGGACTTCCCCCGAAGCGGCGGAGGACCTCATCTGGACCGGCAGTTACACCGCGGACAAAGGCGGCCAGGCCGAGGGCATCGGAGCCGTCCGGGCCGCGCGTGACGGTACGCTGCGCTGGCTGGGCCTCGCGGCCAAGGCGGATTCACCGTCCTTCCTTGCGGCGCACCCCTCGCTTCCTGTGGTCTACGCGGTGGGCGAGCAGGCCCGGACCCTCCGCGCGTACCGCCGGGCCGGCGCGTTCGGCCTCGATCCGGCTGGCCCCGCCTGGCCGACGGGGGAAGCCCCGTGCCACGTCGCCGTCGACCCGCAGGGACGCTACCTCACCGTGACCTGCTGGGGAGATGGGCGGGTGCTGCTTTTTGAACTGGACGACGACGGCGGCATTGCGGCAGTGTTCGGCGCTGCCGCCTCAACCGAGCCGGACCGGCCCAGCCGGGCTCACTCGAGCCTGACGCTGGCGGACGGGCGCGTGATGACGACGGATCTGGGGCATGATCTGCTGCGGGTCTGGAATTACGTTCCCGGCGCGGGCCTGGCCCTGGACCATGAAGTCGCCCTGCCGCACGGCTGCGGCCCCCGCCATCTGGCCCAGCACGCCAGCGGCAGCGTCTTCGTGGTGACCGAGTACTCGGTCGAAGTGGCCGTCGTACAGCGGTCGGCGGCCACCGGGACCTTCCGGCTGGCCGGCGTCGGACCGGCCACCCAAGCCGGCGCCCTGCCCGGGGACTCAGCCGCCGAGATTGCCTTGGCCTCGGACGGCAGGCACGCCTACGTGGGCGTGCGCGGCTCCAACCGGATGAGCGTCCTGCAGGTCGGGGCGGACGGCACTTCCTTGCAGCCGCTGGCGGATTTCCCCAGCGGGGGCGACTGGCCCCGCCATCACCTGGTCCGGGAGGGCTGGCTGCATGTGGCCCACGAACGTTCCCACGACCTAGTGACGTTCCCGCTCGACCCGGACAGCGGCCTCCCCGGTGAGCCTACCCATCGGCTGGCGCTGGCCTCGCCGACGGCCCTGGTGCCCGCCGCCCGCAACCCCTAG
- a CDS encoding putative protein N(5)-glutamine methyltransferase, whose translation MTGSTVSQFPPSRRDPALIASLAARLRAAGCVFAEEEARLLTASATSTGQLDALVERRGNGVPLEHLLGWAEFCGLRIGVDTGVFVPRRRTEYLVEQAALLLRASRPPFSPSGGARPPVVVDLCCGSGAVGAALAVRAGPVELHASDIDAAAVRCARRNLLPHGGEVYEGDLYGPLPARLRGRVEVLAVNAPYVPSAGIPSMPQEARLHEPLISLDGGADGLDVQRRVAAAAPQWLAPGGHLLVETSRRQAPLTVDLFLANGLTARVASSEELDATVVIGRF comes from the coding sequence ATGACGGGATCAACGGTGTCCCAATTTCCCCCTTCCCGCAGGGACCCGGCCCTCATCGCCTCGCTCGCTGCGAGGCTCCGCGCTGCCGGCTGCGTCTTCGCCGAGGAAGAAGCCCGGTTACTGACCGCCTCCGCGACGTCCACCGGGCAGCTTGATGCCCTCGTGGAACGGCGGGGCAACGGGGTGCCGCTTGAGCACCTTTTGGGTTGGGCGGAGTTCTGCGGGCTGCGGATCGGCGTGGATACCGGCGTCTTCGTCCCGCGCCGGCGCACCGAGTACCTGGTAGAGCAGGCAGCCCTGCTGCTGCGGGCATCCCGGCCACCGTTTTCCCCATCCGGCGGCGCCCGTCCGCCTGTCGTCGTCGACCTGTGCTGCGGTTCGGGGGCAGTCGGCGCGGCGCTCGCGGTGCGGGCAGGTCCGGTGGAGCTGCACGCCTCGGACATCGATGCGGCCGCGGTCCGCTGCGCCCGCCGGAACCTGCTCCCGCACGGAGGGGAGGTCTACGAGGGCGATCTGTATGGTCCGCTGCCGGCCCGGCTGCGCGGACGCGTCGAAGTGCTGGCGGTAAATGCGCCCTACGTGCCGTCCGCGGGGATCCCGAGCATGCCGCAGGAAGCCCGCCTGCACGAGCCGCTGATCTCCCTGGACGGTGGTGCTGACGGGCTGGACGTGCAACGACGGGTGGCCGCCGCGGCGCCGCAATGGCTGGCGCCGGGCGGCCACCTGCTGGTTGAAACGAGCCGGCGGCAGGCGCCGCTGACCGTGGACCTGTTCCTGGCTAACGGGTTGACCGCACGGGTGGCCAGCTCCGAGGAACTGGACGCCACGGTGGTCATCGGCAGATTCTAG
- a CDS encoding helix-turn-helix domain-containing protein: MAKPTKQVYSFELKLALVERFIAGETAQDLAAEAGLSSSGLLKNWAAAYRREGPDALRPKPKSRPREPDSPPSAELPELERLRRENERLRAEVAYLGKLRALRAQERR; encoded by the coding sequence GTGGCCAAGCCGACGAAACAGGTGTATTCGTTCGAACTCAAGCTCGCATTAGTCGAACGGTTCATCGCGGGCGAGACCGCCCAGGATCTCGCGGCGGAGGCTGGCCTGTCCTCGTCCGGGTTACTCAAAAACTGGGCGGCTGCCTATCGTCGCGAGGGCCCGGACGCCTTGCGGCCGAAGCCTAAAAGCAGGCCCAGGGAACCCGATTCCCCGCCGTCGGCGGAGCTGCCCGAGCTGGAACGGCTGCGCCGGGAGAACGAACGGCTCCGGGCGGAGGTGGCCTACCTGGGAAAATTGCGGGCCTTGAGGGCGCAGGAACGACGGTGA
- a CDS encoding FadR/GntR family transcriptional regulator — protein sequence MARKSLVGVVADELLDRIIAGEFPPGTSVPGELELSARHEVSRMTVREAMKTLEAQRILSVERGRGTFVNPLNRWASLEAVLRAASEGKNDASAAVQLIELRRMLESGACELAAARIGDADLASLYGHLEAMRAAHGSNDLAVFVEADLAFHDLILKASENVFAAVLFEPLHRILEKRRTETSKVPDIQEHAIWHHQQIADALASRDPHRARDAMDAHMQQTLDDLKSYVLKVRSA from the coding sequence TTGGCTAGGAAATCGTTGGTCGGAGTGGTGGCGGACGAACTGCTGGACCGGATCATTGCCGGGGAGTTTCCGCCGGGAACAAGCGTCCCCGGCGAACTCGAGCTAAGCGCGCGGCACGAGGTCAGCCGGATGACCGTGCGGGAGGCCATGAAAACGCTGGAGGCCCAGCGCATCCTCAGCGTGGAGCGGGGCCGGGGAACGTTCGTGAACCCGCTGAACCGTTGGGCATCCCTGGAGGCCGTCCTGCGGGCAGCCTCGGAGGGGAAGAACGATGCCTCTGCGGCCGTCCAGCTGATCGAACTCCGCCGGATGCTGGAAAGCGGCGCCTGCGAACTGGCCGCGGCCCGGATCGGCGACGCCGACCTCGCGAGTCTCTACGGGCACTTGGAGGCCATGCGCGCCGCCCACGGCAGCAACGACCTCGCGGTTTTCGTGGAGGCGGACCTGGCGTTCCACGACCTCATCCTCAAAGCCTCCGAAAACGTCTTTGCCGCAGTGCTGTTCGAACCCCTGCACCGGATCCTGGAGAAGCGCCGCACCGAGACCTCGAAGGTGCCGGATATCCAGGAGCATGCCATCTGGCACCATCAGCAGATCGCGGACGCCCTGGCCTCACGGGATCCGCACCGCGCCCGCGACGCCATGGACGCCCACATGCAGCAGACGCTCGACGACCTCAAGAGCTACGTCCTCAAGGTGCGTTCCGCCTAG
- a CDS encoding NAD(P)-dependent oxidoreductase — translation MTAQYTVTVLGLGAMGLPMATRLATQLTVHGFDIAEPRLKLAEEAGIRTFTSAREAAEGADALLLAVRNGEQLDDVLFGENGVASVLKPGAVVVLGSTVGTEAIPATVARLAEFDVALVDAPLSGGPKRAGEGDLLIVVGAEPAALETARPVLELLASTLTVVGDRPGDGQALKTVNQLLCGIHIAAAAEAMALADALGLDQAKTLAALEAGAAGSFMLSNRGPRILEAYTEDGAEVLSRLDIFVKDMGIVGKATRAAGLAAPVAAAAEQLYLLGQAQGLAAADDSAVIKVIAPTKRTAQ, via the coding sequence ATGACCGCACAGTACACAGTCACCGTCCTCGGCCTCGGCGCCATGGGCCTGCCGATGGCCACCCGCCTTGCCACCCAGCTGACCGTCCACGGCTTCGACATCGCCGAGCCGCGCCTGAAGCTGGCTGAAGAGGCCGGCATCCGGACCTTCACCTCGGCCCGGGAAGCCGCCGAGGGCGCCGACGCCCTGCTGCTCGCGGTGCGCAACGGCGAACAGCTCGACGACGTCCTCTTCGGCGAGAACGGCGTCGCCTCCGTGCTGAAGCCGGGCGCCGTCGTGGTCCTTGGCAGCACCGTGGGCACGGAAGCCATCCCGGCAACTGTCGCCCGCCTCGCGGAATTCGACGTGGCCCTGGTGGACGCGCCGCTCTCCGGCGGACCCAAGCGCGCCGGTGAAGGGGACCTGCTGATCGTCGTCGGCGCCGAGCCTGCCGCCCTGGAAACTGCCCGCCCGGTCCTGGAGCTGCTCGCCTCCACCCTCACCGTCGTCGGCGACAGGCCCGGCGACGGCCAGGCCCTCAAGACCGTCAACCAGCTCCTCTGCGGGATCCACATCGCCGCCGCGGCCGAGGCCATGGCCCTCGCCGATGCCCTCGGCCTTGACCAGGCCAAAACCCTCGCCGCCCTCGAAGCCGGTGCCGCAGGCTCCTTCATGCTCTCCAACCGGGGCCCGCGGATCCTGGAGGCCTACACCGAAGACGGCGCCGAGGTCCTCAGCCGCCTGGACATCTTCGTCAAGGACATGGGCATCGTCGGCAAGGCCACCCGCGCCGCAGGGCTCGCCGCCCCCGTGGCCGCCGCCGCCGAACAGCTCTACCTCCTCGGCCAGGCCCAGGGGCTCGCCGCCGCCGACGACTCCGCCGTCATCAAAGTCATCGCCCCCACCAAGCGCACCGCCCAGTAG
- a CDS encoding dodecin, with protein MPNHTYSISEIVGTSNEGVDAAVRNGISEAAKTLRNLDWFEVKEIRGHLENGEVADWQVTIKLGFRLER; from the coding sequence TTGCCTAATCACACTTACAGCATTTCTGAAATTGTCGGAACCTCGAATGAGGGCGTTGATGCGGCCGTCCGCAACGGCATCTCCGAGGCGGCAAAGACACTGCGCAACCTCGACTGGTTTGAAGTGAAGGAAATCCGCGGTCATCTCGAAAACGGCGAAGTGGCCGACTGGCAGGTGACCATCAAGCTCGGGTTCCGCCTGGAGCGCTGA
- a CDS encoding four-carbon acid sugar kinase family protein, protein MPLEADVLAAFPAEVQIPARLVADSVAASSQDVPRILVVLDDDPTGTQSVANLPVLTRWEPADFAWAFAHEIEGQRPRAVYVLTNTRSLDPAEAAARNEEVVRNALTAAAAAADNPGSGLRLSFVSRSDSTLRGHYPLEPDVIAATVAAVSGEATDGVVIVPAFPDAGRVTIGGVHYMRGTGVDAGKLTPVAETEFAKDASFGFANSEMAKYVEEKSQGRFAADSVIVLDLNIIRAGAATDGTSADPQRSAKAIADAIGAATESTPIVADIVTENDLRALALGLEEAERRGKKLLYRVGPPFVRARIGQEIRSELSGAEAYAGNTPSEAGGLIVVGSHVGVTTRQLKVLTEQHGAARIVEIDVEKLLGANAADHLDQTVDTVVAALHGGDVIVHTSRLLIKTDDAAESLRIARTVSAAVVAVVNRTLKTFPPRFVIAKGGITSSDVAAHGLEIRHGIVRGPMLPGIVSLWEPVDGPAKGIPYIVFAGNVGDDESLAQVTRKLSNTF, encoded by the coding sequence GTGCCCCTTGAAGCAGATGTGCTCGCCGCCTTCCCGGCCGAGGTACAAATCCCCGCCCGCCTGGTGGCCGACAGCGTGGCCGCCTCATCCCAGGACGTTCCCCGGATCCTGGTGGTCCTTGATGACGACCCCACCGGCACGCAGTCCGTCGCGAACCTGCCCGTGTTGACCCGCTGGGAGCCGGCTGACTTCGCCTGGGCGTTCGCCCATGAGATCGAGGGCCAGCGCCCCCGGGCGGTCTATGTGCTCACGAATACCCGCAGCCTGGACCCGGCCGAGGCGGCAGCCCGCAACGAGGAAGTCGTCCGGAACGCCCTGACGGCAGCCGCCGCGGCAGCTGACAATCCCGGTTCCGGGCTTCGCCTGAGCTTCGTCAGCCGTAGCGACTCCACCCTGCGCGGGCACTACCCGCTGGAACCCGACGTCATTGCCGCCACGGTCGCTGCAGTCAGCGGCGAAGCAACAGACGGCGTCGTGATCGTCCCCGCGTTCCCCGACGCCGGCCGCGTCACCATCGGCGGCGTTCACTACATGCGCGGCACCGGCGTCGACGCCGGCAAGCTCACCCCCGTTGCCGAGACCGAATTCGCCAAGGACGCCAGCTTCGGGTTCGCCAACTCCGAGATGGCCAAATATGTGGAGGAAAAGTCCCAGGGCCGCTTCGCTGCGGACTCCGTGATCGTGCTGGATTTGAACATCATCCGCGCCGGTGCCGCGACGGACGGCACCTCCGCGGACCCGCAGCGCTCCGCCAAGGCGATAGCAGATGCCATCGGCGCGGCCACGGAATCCACCCCGATCGTCGCGGACATCGTCACCGAAAACGACCTCCGCGCCCTTGCCCTGGGCCTGGAGGAAGCCGAGCGCCGCGGCAAGAAGCTCCTCTACCGCGTCGGCCCGCCGTTCGTCCGCGCCCGGATCGGGCAGGAGATCCGTTCCGAGCTCAGCGGTGCGGAAGCCTACGCCGGCAACACCCCGTCCGAGGCCGGCGGCCTGATCGTCGTTGGCTCCCACGTCGGCGTCACGACCCGCCAGCTCAAGGTCCTCACCGAGCAGCACGGCGCCGCCCGGATCGTGGAAATCGACGTCGAGAAGCTGCTCGGCGCCAACGCCGCGGACCACCTGGACCAGACCGTGGACACGGTCGTCGCTGCCCTGCACGGCGGCGACGTCATCGTCCACACCAGCCGCCTGCTCATCAAGACCGACGACGCCGCAGAGAGCCTGCGGATCGCACGCACCGTCTCGGCCGCCGTCGTCGCCGTCGTCAACCGCACGCTCAAAACCTTCCCGCCGCGGTTCGTCATCGCCAAGGGCGGCATCACCTCCTCGGACGTCGCCGCCCACGGCCTGGAGATCCGGCACGGGATCGTCCGCGGACCCATGCTGCCGGGCATCGTGAGCCTCTGGGAACCGGTGGACGGGCCCGCAAAGGGCATCCCGTACATCGTCTTCGCCGGAAACGTCGGCGACGACGAGTCCCTGGCCCAGGTCACCCGCAAACTCAGCAACACCTTCTGA
- a CDS encoding GntP family transporter: MHPLINSLAVRAADAPVIKPAVELGTPLLLTIAAIGIALLLVMIIRFKIQAFVALLTVSILVAVASQIPLKDVFTVVANGVGGTMGKVALLIALGAVLGRMIEVSGGVQSLAAHFTAKLGARRVAVALTAVGFLVAIPVFFEVGIIVLVPIVYAFAKIANVHPVKFGLPMAGIMLSIHVAVPPHPGIVAGAGVFGADIGLITLISLLICIPLGFLSYWVASIMNRRDYELLPGVKAQVDEYGSDSLVRVGHDGPGALAIAPPRPALIIFLIAAPIVQILVGTLGTLTIPKDNGWYGLAAFIGNPFFALLVAVALSFFLLAVRRNWSLKETGEIFEGALPPIASILMVVAAGGVFGEVLRTSGIGAALSQTLDHLGLPVIVLGFIISLALRAAQGSATVAIVTTTGLLTSAVAGGGYSPAQIAVIVIAIGFGALGLSHVTDAGFWTVVRYYGLTVSDGLRTWTVLTTILGLAGFILTFVAWILVGGLSA, encoded by the coding sequence ATGCACCCCCTGATTAACTCCCTGGCGGTGCGCGCCGCAGACGCGCCCGTCATCAAACCCGCCGTGGAGCTGGGCACCCCGCTGCTGCTCACCATCGCAGCCATAGGCATCGCCCTCCTGCTGGTGATGATCATCCGCTTCAAGATCCAGGCTTTCGTGGCCCTGCTTACCGTCAGCATCCTGGTGGCCGTGGCCTCCCAGATCCCGCTTAAGGACGTGTTCACCGTGGTGGCCAACGGCGTGGGCGGAACCATGGGCAAGGTGGCCCTGCTGATCGCGCTGGGCGCGGTTCTTGGCCGGATGATCGAGGTCTCCGGCGGCGTCCAGTCACTCGCCGCCCACTTCACCGCGAAGCTTGGCGCCCGGCGGGTGGCGGTTGCCCTCACGGCCGTCGGCTTCCTCGTGGCAATCCCGGTGTTCTTCGAGGTGGGCATCATCGTGCTCGTGCCGATCGTTTACGCCTTCGCGAAGATCGCCAACGTGCACCCGGTCAAATTCGGCCTCCCCATGGCCGGCATCATGCTGTCCATCCACGTCGCCGTTCCGCCGCACCCCGGCATTGTGGCCGGCGCGGGCGTGTTCGGCGCCGACATCGGCCTCATCACCCTCATCTCGCTGCTCATCTGCATCCCGCTCGGCTTCCTGTCCTACTGGGTGGCCAGCATTATGAACCGCAGAGACTACGAACTCCTCCCGGGCGTCAAAGCACAGGTGGACGAATATGGTTCAGACTCCCTGGTGCGCGTCGGCCATGACGGTCCAGGCGCCCTCGCCATTGCTCCGCCGCGTCCGGCCCTGATCATCTTCCTGATCGCCGCTCCGATCGTGCAGATCCTGGTCGGCACCCTGGGCACCCTCACCATTCCCAAGGACAACGGCTGGTACGGCCTGGCGGCCTTCATCGGCAACCCGTTCTTCGCCCTCCTGGTGGCCGTTGCCCTGTCCTTCTTCCTCCTGGCCGTCCGCCGCAACTGGTCGCTCAAGGAAACCGGCGAGATTTTCGAGGGCGCGCTGCCTCCAATCGCGTCCATCCTCATGGTGGTTGCCGCCGGCGGTGTATTCGGTGAGGTCCTGCGGACCTCCGGCATCGGCGCCGCCCTGTCCCAGACACTGGACCACCTAGGCCTGCCCGTCATCGTCCTTGGCTTCATCATTTCCCTGGCCCTTCGCGCCGCGCAGGGTTCGGCCACGGTCGCCATCGTCACCACCACCGGCCTGCTGACGTCCGCCGTCGCCGGCGGCGGCTACTCACCCGCCCAGATCGCCGTGATTGTGATCGCCATCGGCTTCGGCGCCCTGGGCCTGTCCCACGTGACCGACGCCGGATTCTGGACTGTCGTGCGTTACTACGGCCTGACCGTCTCCGACGGCCTGCGGACCTGGACGGTCCTGACGACTATCCTCGGACTCGCCGGGTTCATCCTCACCTTCGTGGCCTGGATCCTAGTGGGAGGACTGAGCGCCTGA
- a CDS encoding GlsB/YeaQ/YmgE family stress response membrane protein, with product MGFLGFLLLGLIAGAIAKAILPGRQGGGIIITLILGVVGALLGGFIGSALFGVGLNEFFSLSTWLLAIGGAIIVLLVYGMITKRSAR from the coding sequence ATGGGTTTTCTCGGATTTCTGCTTCTGGGTCTTATCGCTGGTGCGATTGCTAAGGCAATCCTCCCGGGCCGTCAGGGCGGTGGCATCATCATCACGCTGATCCTCGGCGTTGTTGGCGCACTCCTTGGTGGTTTTATTGGCAGCGCGCTCTTCGGTGTGGGTCTCAACGAGTTCTTCTCGCTGTCCACCTGGCTGCTGGCCATCGGCGGTGCGATCATCGTCCTGCTGGTTTACGGCATGATCACCAAGCGTTCAGCCCGCTAA
- a CDS encoding PHP domain-containing protein, with the protein MNPVDALNEIAFWLERELAPTFKVQAFRKAAAIIAAVEPEELATRARDGRLKRMKGIGDRTFQVIQESLDGEVPEYLAGLRSRGSQPLAEGGGELLGLLRGDLHSHSDWSDGGSPIELMVDAAQLLGREYLALTDHSPNLKIANGLSSERLTEQLTVVAGINDGGAGEFRLLRGIEVDILEDGSLDQTAEMLSALDVVVASVHSKLRSDKRTMTRRMLGGITDPHTNVLGHCTGRLLQGSRGTRPESEFDAETVFAACAENNVAVEINSRPERQDPPDRLIQLALDAGCLFSIDSDAHAPGQLDFLQYGAERAAANGVPADRIITTWPLERLLAWTTSGA; encoded by the coding sequence ATGAACCCCGTTGACGCCCTCAATGAGATTGCATTCTGGCTCGAACGCGAGCTTGCCCCCACCTTCAAGGTGCAGGCGTTCCGGAAGGCGGCCGCAATTATTGCCGCGGTCGAGCCGGAGGAGCTCGCGACGCGGGCGCGGGACGGCCGGCTCAAGCGGATGAAGGGGATCGGTGACCGGACCTTTCAGGTCATTCAGGAATCCCTCGACGGTGAAGTGCCCGAGTATCTGGCCGGACTGCGCAGCCGGGGCTCCCAACCACTGGCGGAAGGCGGCGGCGAGCTGCTGGGCTTGCTTCGGGGGGATCTGCACAGCCACAGCGACTGGTCCGACGGAGGATCGCCGATCGAGCTCATGGTGGATGCCGCGCAGCTGCTGGGCCGCGAGTACCTGGCCCTGACGGACCATTCGCCGAACCTCAAGATCGCGAACGGCCTAAGTTCCGAGCGACTGACCGAGCAGCTAACCGTCGTTGCGGGGATCAACGACGGCGGTGCGGGGGAGTTCCGGCTCCTCAGGGGCATCGAGGTCGACATCCTGGAGGACGGCAGCCTGGACCAGACGGCGGAGATGCTCTCAGCGCTGGACGTTGTGGTGGCGAGCGTCCATTCGAAGCTCCGCTCCGACAAGCGCACCATGACCCGGCGCATGCTCGGGGGCATCACCGACCCGCACACCAATGTGCTGGGACACTGCACCGGCCGGCTGCTCCAGGGGTCGAGGGGGACCCGCCCCGAGTCCGAGTTCGACGCGGAGACCGTATTTGCCGCCTGCGCGGAAAACAACGTGGCAGTGGAGATCAATTCGAGGCCGGAACGACAGGACCCGCCGGACCGGCTGATCCAGTTGGCCCTCGACGCCGGATGTCTGTTCAGCATTGACAGCGACGCCCATGCCCCGGGCCAGCTCGATTTCCTCCAGTACGGGGCGGAGCGGGCCGCAGCCAACGGTGTCCCCGCGGACCGGATCATCACCACCTGGCCGCTGGAACGCCTGCTGGCGTGGACCACGTCCGGGGCCTGA